The Sneathiella sp. P13V-1 genome includes a window with the following:
- the infB gene encoding translation initiation factor IF-2 gives MTETNDKGGRKSLSLNKPLEMKKAPGDSGQVRQNISHGRSKTVQVEVRKKRGAPAGPMKPAVSTAAPSTVAPKKTLSVSKKSAAKPAQGGQNKASDNQLLTDNEKANRMAALQLAKQQQEKDAEEAAVRAQEEARKAAEEAEAAKLAAKEKRHQERTTKRRSPEERRRAEEEEAKRLLEEAEAAKEAEAIKHREKQKSAPQPAEPKREQKPAARTQRPGPAQTQEEPDRAAAAAPRKKTKGKPAGGGEERPSPSRSRVGDQRRRSGRLTIGEALDDRGPKQRSLASVKRARRKQMAQPEEAPQKVYREVTIPEVISVQELANRMTERSVDVIKELMKLGIMATAQQTIDADTAEIVVAELGHAPKRVAASDVEIGLGGDDADPEGSLIPRAPVVAVMGHVDHGKTSLLDALRKTDVAAGEAGGITQHIGAYQVQLASGDLITFLDTPGHEAFTAMRMRSAKVTDLVILVVAADDSVMPQTIEAIKHAKAAEVPIIVAINKCDKPGADPNKVRQELLQHEIFVEDMGGDVLSVEVSALKGTGLDKLQEAILLQSEILELRANPERSAQGSVVEAKLETGRGMVSTVLVKRGTLRIGDNFVAGTAYGKVRALLDHHGRPTEEAGPSVPVEVLGIQGTPTAGDEFVVTESEAQAKEIAEYRLQVEKDKKVTATARGSIEQMFSAIKEGTADELPVVIKADVNGSAEAIVNSLEKLATEEVKVNVLYAGVGGITESDIALAAASNAMVIAFNTRANKQAKEEAAQQGVDIQYYSVIYNVIDDIKAMLSGMLAPTLREDFLGYAEIREVFNITKVGKIGGCMVTEGVVKRGAKVRLLRDDVVIHEGTLATLKRFKDEVKDVKSGMECGMAFENYHDIQVGDFIECFEVVEVAREL, from the coding sequence ATGACTGAAACAAACGACAAGGGCGGGCGTAAATCCTTAAGTCTGAACAAGCCTCTGGAGATGAAAAAAGCTCCGGGTGACAGCGGACAGGTACGTCAAAATATCAGCCACGGTCGCTCCAAGACCGTTCAGGTTGAAGTGCGTAAGAAGCGCGGCGCACCGGCGGGACCGATGAAACCCGCAGTCAGCACAGCAGCTCCTTCTACCGTTGCACCAAAGAAAACACTAAGTGTGTCCAAGAAGTCAGCGGCGAAACCAGCGCAGGGTGGTCAGAACAAAGCGTCTGACAATCAGCTCCTGACGGATAATGAAAAAGCCAACCGTATGGCGGCTCTACAGCTTGCCAAGCAGCAACAGGAAAAAGATGCTGAAGAAGCAGCCGTTCGCGCGCAGGAAGAAGCACGCAAAGCTGCCGAAGAAGCGGAAGCTGCAAAATTGGCTGCGAAAGAAAAACGTCATCAGGAGCGGACGACCAAACGTCGCTCTCCTGAGGAGCGTCGCCGTGCGGAAGAAGAAGAAGCCAAGCGTCTGCTTGAAGAAGCAGAAGCGGCAAAAGAAGCGGAAGCCATTAAACACCGTGAAAAGCAGAAATCTGCACCGCAACCTGCCGAACCCAAAAGAGAACAAAAACCAGCGGCCCGCACACAGCGTCCCGGCCCTGCGCAAACTCAGGAAGAGCCGGATCGTGCCGCAGCCGCCGCTCCTCGCAAGAAAACCAAAGGCAAACCTGCTGGTGGTGGCGAAGAACGCCCATCCCCGAGCCGTAGTCGCGTTGGTGATCAGCGCCGCCGTTCAGGCCGCCTGACCATTGGTGAAGCTCTTGATGATCGCGGACCAAAGCAACGTTCACTCGCTTCCGTTAAGCGTGCCCGTCGCAAGCAGATGGCGCAACCGGAAGAAGCACCGCAGAAAGTTTATCGCGAAGTAACCATTCCTGAAGTGATTTCTGTTCAGGAACTGGCGAACCGTATGACAGAGCGTTCTGTTGACGTGATTAAAGAGTTGATGAAACTTGGTATCATGGCAACAGCGCAGCAGACAATTGACGCGGATACTGCGGAAATCGTTGTAGCTGAACTAGGTCACGCACCTAAACGTGTTGCCGCCTCTGACGTTGAAATTGGTTTGGGTGGCGATGACGCGGACCCAGAAGGTAGCCTGATCCCACGTGCTCCTGTGGTAGCTGTGATGGGTCACGTTGACCATGGTAAGACTTCCTTGCTGGATGCCCTTCGCAAAACCGACGTTGCTGCAGGTGAGGCTGGCGGTATCACTCAGCATATCGGCGCCTATCAGGTTCAGCTGGCCTCTGGTGATCTGATCACCTTCCTGGACACACCTGGTCACGAAGCCTTTACAGCCATGCGTATGCGCAGCGCCAAGGTAACTGATCTTGTGATCCTGGTGGTTGCTGCTGACGATAGCGTTATGCCGCAAACCATTGAAGCCATCAAACACGCAAAAGCAGCGGAAGTACCGATCATTGTCGCGATCAACAAATGCGACAAACCAGGCGCAGACCCGAACAAGGTGCGTCAGGAACTTTTGCAACATGAGATCTTCGTTGAAGACATGGGTGGTGATGTCCTTTCCGTTGAAGTTTCCGCCCTGAAAGGGACGGGTCTTGATAAACTTCAGGAAGCGATCCTTCTGCAATCTGAAATCCTTGAGCTTCGGGCAAACCCCGAGCGCAGCGCGCAGGGTTCCGTTGTGGAAGCCAAGCTGGAAACAGGTCGTGGTATGGTCTCCACGGTTCTTGTTAAACGCGGCACGCTTCGCATTGGCGATAACTTCGTTGCAGGTACTGCCTATGGTAAGGTTCGCGCCCTTCTTGACCACCATGGTCGCCCAACAGAAGAGGCCGGTCCATCTGTTCCTGTTGAGGTTCTGGGTATTCAGGGCACGCCAACAGCCGGTGATGAATTTGTCGTGACCGAGAGCGAAGCACAGGCAAAAGAAATTGCTGAATACCGCCTGCAGGTCGAGAAAGACAAGAAAGTTACTGCAACGGCTCGCGGCAGCATTGAACAGATGTTCTCTGCTATCAAAGAGGGTACTGCGGATGAACTTCCTGTTGTGATCAAGGCTGACGTAAACGGCTCCGCCGAAGCGATCGTCAACTCTCTTGAAAAACTGGCAACAGAAGAAGTGAAGGTAAATGTTCTTTACGCTGGTGTCGGCGGTATTACTGAATCTGATATCGCACTTGCCGCCGCTTCCAATGCCATGGTGATCGCGTTTAACACACGGGCCAACAAGCAGGCGAAAGAGGAAGCTGCGCAACAGGGTGTGGATATCCAGTATTACTCAGTGATCTACAACGTGATCGACGACATCAAAGCGATGCTGTCCGGTATGCTTGCGCCTACCTTGCGTGAAGACTTCCTGGGTTACGCTGAAATCCGTGAAGTCTTTAACATTACCAAAGTTGGTAAGATCGGTGGTTGTATGGTCACTGAGGGCGTTGTGAAACGTGGTGCGAAGGTTCGCCTGCTCCGTGACGATGTTGTAATCCACGAAGGTACGCTTGCCACGCTCAAACGTTTCAAGGATGAAGTGAAGGATGTTAAATCCGGCATGGAATGTGGTATGGCCTTTGAAAATTACCACGATATTCAGGTTGGTGATTTCATCGAATGCTTTGAAGTGGTCGAAGTTGCCCGCGAACTCTGA
- the rbfA gene encoding 30S ribosome-binding factor RbfA, with product MANQKRSSKTASKRQLRVGEQLRHIISEVLAEGNIHDPDLVGTSVTVTEVNPSPDMRNATVYVLPLGGLNEDIIIKALNRTSGFIQSEMGRQLTMKFTPRLSFKKDESFEYGDHIDALIRDIHKDDPEETSEEG from the coding sequence ATGGCAAACCAAAAACGTTCCAGCAAAACAGCAAGCAAACGTCAACTTCGCGTTGGTGAACAGCTGCGCCATATCATCTCCGAAGTATTGGCGGAAGGTAACATTCACGACCCTGATCTCGTCGGGACTTCAGTGACTGTAACAGAAGTAAATCCAAGTCCGGATATGCGGAATGCAACCGTCTATGTCCTGCCGCTTGGTGGCCTTAACGAAGATATCATTATTAAGGCGCTGAACCGTACATCCGGCTTTATCCAAAGCGAGATGGGCCGCCAGCTCACCATGAAATTCACCCCTCGCCTTTCCTTCAAGAAGGACGAATCCTTTGAGTATGGGGATCACATCGATGCCCTGATCAGGGATATTCATAAAGATGACCCTGAGGAAACCTCAGAAGAAGGCTGA
- the truB gene encoding tRNA pseudouridine(55) synthase TruB: MGRKRRGIPIHGWLNIDKDAGLSSAAVVGAVRRITKAQKAGHAGTLDPFATGVLPIALGEATKTVPYLVADEKEYGFTARFGEATNTDDIEGEICETSDHRPSDSDIEAILPKFTGVITQIPPAYSAIKINGQRAYKLAREGEEVEMPERQVTIHDLRFEERVDETHARFYVRCSKGTYIRALARDIAIALGTVAHLTQLRRLSVGPFSEKSAISLDKLEQLWQCPADFEDLLPLTTALDDIPAVAISETQAIRVRHGNDVAVSNHADGMVCAMDGEVPLAICKVENGIAFPVRVFNI, translated from the coding sequence ATGGGACGTAAAAGACGCGGTATTCCCATTCACGGCTGGCTCAATATTGACAAGGACGCGGGCCTAAGTTCCGCGGCCGTTGTGGGGGCTGTGCGCCGAATCACCAAAGCGCAAAAAGCGGGCCATGCAGGGACATTGGATCCCTTCGCTACTGGTGTCCTACCCATCGCCTTGGGGGAGGCTACAAAAACAGTTCCCTACCTTGTGGCGGATGAAAAAGAATATGGCTTCACTGCCCGCTTTGGTGAAGCGACCAATACGGATGATATTGAAGGAGAGATATGCGAGACCTCTGATCATCGTCCGTCAGATTCAGATATTGAAGCGATCCTGCCAAAATTTACTGGAGTGATCACACAGATCCCTCCCGCCTATTCTGCCATCAAAATCAATGGTCAAAGGGCTTACAAACTGGCTCGTGAAGGCGAAGAAGTGGAAATGCCGGAGCGGCAGGTTACAATCCATGATCTGCGCTTTGAAGAACGGGTCGATGAGACCCATGCACGATTCTATGTGAGGTGCTCAAAAGGCACCTATATCCGGGCACTTGCGCGGGATATTGCGATTGCCCTCGGGACAGTGGCACACTTAACACAATTGCGCCGACTTTCAGTGGGGCCTTTTTCTGAAAAAAGTGCGATTTCACTGGATAAACTGGAGCAGCTGTGGCAGTGTCCGGCAGATTTTGAGGACTTGCTTCCATTGACGACCGCGCTGGACGACATCCCGGCGGTGGCCATATCGGAAACTCAGGCAATTCGCGTGAGGCACGGCAATGACGTGGCGGTTTCAAATCACGCAGACGGAATGGTCTGCGCCATGGACGGGGAAGTCCCGCTCGCCATTTGCAAAGTTGAAAATGGCATCGCGTTTCCTGTCCGCGTTTTTAATATTTAG
- the rpsO gene encoding 30S ribosomal protein S15, producing MSITAEKKAELIKEFATKEGDTGSPEVQIAILSERISNLTEHFKDHKKDKHSRRGLLALVSKRRRLLDYLKGNSEERYLDTIKRLGIRK from the coding sequence ATGTCGATTACTGCTGAGAAAAAAGCGGAACTGATCAAGGAATTTGCAACAAAAGAGGGAGACACCGGTTCTCCTGAAGTACAGATTGCGATCCTGTCAGAACGGATTAGCAACCTTACAGAACATTTCAAAGACCACAAAAAAGACAAGCACTCTCGTCGTGGTCTGCTGGCACTGGTGAGCAAGCGCCGCCGTCTGCTGGACTATCTGAAAGGTAACAGCGAAGAACGCTACCTGGACACAATTAAGCGTCTTGGTATTCGTAAGTAA
- the pnp gene encoding polyribonucleotide nucleotidyltransferase produces MFEVHRKEVMWGGRPLVMETGKIARQADGAVLITYGGTQILCTAVAAKAEKPGQDFFPLTVNYQEKAYAAGKIPGGFFKREGRPTEKETLVSRLIDRPLRPSFVSGFKNETQIICTVLAHDLENDPDVIALIGASAALTISGIPFLGPVGAARVGVIDGEYVLNPTMEQMENTDLDLVIAGTGEAVLMIESEANELSEEKMLGAVMYGHEQYQAVIDAIIDLAEACAKEPWDYQPAEVDADLAARVKAAAEAGLSEAYKEQVKQTRVEKVNAAKEAALATLEEDEVEAAAGILKKIEKQIVRGNIISTGTRIDGRDTKTVRPIVAEVGSLPRSHGSSLFTRGETQALVVTTLGTGQDEQIVDALEGEYRENFMLHYNFPPYSVGEAGRVGFTGRREVGHGKLAWRAVHPLLPTKEEFPYTLRVVSEVTESNGSSSMATVCGTSLSLMDAGVPLKRPVAGIAMGLILEEDGQFAVLSDILGDEDHLGDMDFKVAGTEEGITSLQMDIKISGITEEIMRQALAQATEGRLHILGEMAKAIDAARDGVRDGAPRITQMTVAKDKIRDIIGTGGKVIREICETTGAKIDIDDDGTVKVAATSTEAADAAVNWIKSIVDDPEVGQIYNGKVVKVVDFGAFVNFFGNRDGLVHISELAPKRVAKVTDIVNEGDEVRVKVLEIDNRGKVRLSIKAVQAEEGGSDEGEASDD; encoded by the coding sequence ATGTTTGAAGTACATCGCAAGGAAGTGATGTGGGGCGGCCGTCCGCTCGTAATGGAAACAGGGAAAATCGCGCGCCAGGCTGATGGTGCTGTATTGATTACCTATGGCGGTACACAGATCCTGTGTACAGCAGTTGCTGCAAAAGCAGAAAAGCCGGGACAGGATTTCTTCCCGCTTACAGTAAACTATCAGGAAAAGGCGTATGCTGCGGGTAAAATCCCAGGCGGCTTCTTCAAACGCGAAGGACGTCCAACCGAAAAAGAAACTCTTGTCTCCCGCTTGATTGACCGTCCACTGCGTCCATCTTTCGTCAGCGGCTTCAAGAACGAAACACAAATCATTTGTACAGTGCTGGCACATGATCTGGAAAATGATCCAGACGTGATCGCCCTGATCGGCGCATCCGCGGCTCTGACAATTTCCGGTATTCCATTCCTTGGCCCAGTTGGTGCGGCCCGTGTTGGTGTAATCGACGGCGAATATGTCCTCAACCCAACAATGGAACAGATGGAAAATACAGATCTGGATCTGGTTATCGCAGGTACAGGCGAAGCGGTTCTGATGATTGAATCAGAAGCAAACGAACTGTCCGAAGAAAAAATGCTCGGCGCTGTCATGTATGGCCACGAACAGTATCAGGCGGTTATCGATGCCATCATCGACCTGGCAGAGGCTTGTGCAAAAGAGCCTTGGGACTATCAGCCAGCTGAAGTTGATGCTGACCTTGCTGCACGCGTAAAAGCAGCTGCAGAAGCTGGTCTGTCCGAAGCCTACAAAGAGCAGGTTAAACAGACACGTGTTGAAAAAGTAAATGCTGCAAAAGAAGCCGCACTTGCAACACTGGAAGAAGATGAAGTTGAAGCCGCTGCTGGTATCTTGAAAAAGATCGAAAAGCAGATTGTTCGCGGCAACATCATTTCAACAGGCACACGTATCGATGGCCGTGACACAAAAACTGTCCGTCCGATTGTTGCTGAAGTTGGCTCTCTGCCTCGCAGCCACGGCTCTTCCCTGTTCACACGCGGTGAAACACAGGCTCTTGTTGTGACAACATTGGGTACTGGTCAGGATGAGCAGATCGTTGATGCGCTTGAAGGCGAATATCGCGAAAACTTCATGCTGCACTACAACTTCCCTCCATATTCTGTAGGTGAAGCAGGTCGTGTGGGCTTTACAGGTCGTCGCGAAGTTGGTCACGGTAAATTGGCATGGCGTGCGGTTCACCCACTTCTGCCAACGAAAGAAGAGTTCCCTTACACATTGCGTGTTGTTTCTGAAGTTACAGAATCAAACGGCTCCTCTTCCATGGCAACCGTTTGCGGTACCTCTCTGTCCCTGATGGATGCCGGTGTTCCTCTGAAACGTCCAGTTGCGGGTATCGCGATGGGTCTGATTTTGGAAGAAGACGGTCAGTTTGCAGTTCTTTCTGACATTCTGGGCGATGAAGATCATCTGGGTGACATGGACTTTAAGGTGGCGGGTACTGAAGAAGGTATCACGTCCCTGCAGATGGACATTAAGATCTCAGGTATCACAGAAGAAATTATGCGTCAGGCACTTGCTCAGGCAACTGAAGGCCGTCTGCATATTCTGGGTGAAATGGCAAAAGCCATTGATGCTGCCCGTGACGGTGTTCGTGATGGTGCCCCACGCATCACACAGATGACCGTTGCCAAAGACAAAATCCGCGACATCATTGGTACTGGCGGTAAAGTTATTCGCGAAATTTGCGAAACAACTGGCGCCAAGATCGATATCGATGATGACGGTACTGTTAAAGTTGCGGCCACATCTACAGAAGCAGCGGATGCCGCTGTAAACTGGATTAAATCCATTGTGGATGATCCGGAAGTTGGCCAGATCTACAACGGTAAAGTCGTAAAAGTTGTCGACTTTGGTGCTTTCGTGAATTTCTTCGGAAACCGTGACGGCCTGGTTCATATTTCTGAACTGGCACCGAAACGCGTTGCAAAAGTAACCGACATTGTAAATGAAGGTGACGAAGTTCGCGTTAAAGTCCTGGAAATTGACAACCGCGGCAAAGTTCGTTTGTCCATCAAGGCGGTTCAGGCCGAAGAAGGTGGATCTGACGAAGGCGAAGCTTCCGACGATTGA
- a CDS encoding NAD(P)H-dependent flavin oxidoreductase translates to MKSLNSIVMSGKEVLPLIEGGKGIAVSSGQSSGAWAAAGGIATFSGVNADSYDENGDVIPQTYSGRTRRDRHEELVAYGIQGGITQAQISHDLAGGQGAIHMNVLWEMGGAERILHGVLEGAKGLIDGITCGAGMPYRVAQIAADYKVHYYPIISSARAFRALWKRAYHKFSDWLGGVVYEDPWLAGGHNGLSNSEDPLQPQDPYPRIVELRTLMNSVGLENTPIIMAGGVWALEEWEHWLDNPEVGPIAFQFGTRPLLTKESPISDAWKQKLLTLNEGDVFLNKFSPTGFYSSAVRNEFLQELKARSDRQVAFSTEPVGEHTEAFSMGARKREVFLTPADRENAENWVAEGYTEAMKTPDSTMIFVDKPKMAEIRKDQVDCMGCLSHCSFSNWAEGEKGNTGRKADPRSFCIQKTLQDAIHTSDINHNLMFAGHAAYRFATDPFYANGNIPTVKELVDRIMTGK, encoded by the coding sequence GTGAAATCACTCAACTCCATCGTAATGTCCGGGAAAGAAGTTCTTCCCCTCATCGAAGGCGGAAAAGGCATTGCCGTCTCTTCCGGTCAAAGTTCTGGCGCATGGGCGGCCGCTGGCGGTATCGCGACCTTTTCCGGGGTAAATGCAGACAGTTATGACGAAAATGGTGATGTGATCCCGCAAACCTATTCTGGTCGGACTCGTCGGGACCGCCACGAAGAACTGGTCGCTTACGGGATCCAGGGTGGTATCACCCAGGCCCAAATCTCTCATGATCTAGCAGGTGGCCAAGGTGCCATCCATATGAATGTTCTTTGGGAAATGGGCGGGGCTGAGCGCATTCTGCATGGTGTGCTGGAAGGCGCAAAAGGCCTGATCGACGGCATCACTTGTGGTGCGGGAATGCCATACCGCGTCGCCCAGATTGCCGCTGACTACAAAGTTCACTATTACCCAATTATTTCCTCTGCCCGCGCGTTTCGCGCCCTCTGGAAACGTGCCTATCACAAGTTTTCAGACTGGCTTGGCGGAGTTGTGTACGAAGATCCATGGCTAGCAGGTGGTCATAACGGTCTTAGCAATTCTGAAGATCCACTTCAGCCACAAGACCCTTACCCACGTATTGTGGAGTTACGGACCCTGATGAATTCCGTTGGCTTGGAAAACACACCTATTATTATGGCAGGTGGTGTGTGGGCTCTGGAAGAATGGGAACATTGGCTGGATAACCCGGAAGTTGGTCCGATTGCCTTCCAGTTTGGCACGCGCCCGCTTCTGACAAAAGAAAGCCCGATTTCCGACGCCTGGAAACAGAAACTTCTGACCCTGAATGAGGGCGATGTTTTCCTCAATAAATTCAGCCCAACAGGCTTTTATTCCTCTGCTGTTCGAAACGAATTTCTACAAGAGTTGAAAGCACGGTCTGACCGTCAGGTAGCATTTTCCACAGAACCTGTGGGTGAGCATACTGAGGCCTTTAGCATGGGCGCACGTAAACGCGAGGTTTTCCTGACACCAGCTGACAGGGAAAATGCTGAAAATTGGGTGGCGGAAGGTTATACCGAAGCCATGAAAACTCCTGATTCAACAATGATCTTTGTGGACAAGCCAAAAATGGCTGAAATTCGCAAAGACCAAGTGGATTGCATGGGTTGCCTTTCACATTGCAGTTTCTCTAACTGGGCTGAAGGTGAAAAGGGTAATACTGGTCGCAAAGCAGATCCACGCAGCTTCTGTATTCAGAAAACATTGCAGGACGCGATCCACACATCTGACATCAACCACAATTTGATGTTTGCGGGCCACGCTGCGTATCGTTTTGCAACAGATCCGTTCTATGCAAACGGCAATATTCCAACTGTTAAAGAGCTTGTTGACCGGATCATGACCGGTAAATAA
- the irrA gene encoding iron response transcriptional regulator IrrA translates to MTDYPARKDDHLSLQKVLELKIRDADLRPTRQRLALAALLFAEGNRHITAEMLHGEAIDAGVKISLATIYNNLHQFTDAGLLREVVVDTTRSYFDTNVTPHHHFFHEEELRLQDIPAGEIKLEKLPDLPEGYEISDVDVIVRLSKKRT, encoded by the coding sequence ATGACCGATTATCCCGCCAGAAAAGACGACCATCTGTCTTTACAAAAAGTGTTGGAATTGAAAATTCGTGATGCGGATTTACGTCCAACACGTCAGCGCCTTGCCTTGGCAGCCCTTCTGTTTGCTGAGGGAAATCGCCATATCACCGCAGAAATGTTGCATGGTGAAGCTATTGATGCCGGCGTGAAAATCTCACTTGCCACTATTTATAACAATCTGCATCAATTTACCGACGCCGGCCTTCTTCGTGAAGTTGTAGTCGATACGACCCGTTCCTATTTCGACACAAATGTCACGCCCCATCACCACTTCTTCCATGAAGAAGAGCTTCGCCTTCAAGACATCCCTGCGGGTGAGATTAAGCTGGAGAAACTTCCAGATCTTCCAGAAGGCTATGAGATATCTGACGTGGATGTCATAGTCAGACTTTCAAAGAAAAGAACCTGA
- a CDS encoding rubrerythrin family protein — MSLKGTQTEQNLKDAFAGESQANRRYLYFAQKADVEGYNDVSTVFRSTAEGETGHAHGHLEYLEEAGDPATGMPIGTTSDNLKAAIAGETHEYTDMYPGMAKTAREEGFDEIADWFETLAKAEKSHAGRFQKALDELD, encoded by the coding sequence ATGAGCCTAAAAGGAACTCAGACCGAACAGAATTTAAAAGACGCCTTTGCCGGAGAATCTCAGGCAAACCGCCGGTACTTGTATTTCGCGCAAAAAGCGGACGTTGAGGGGTATAATGATGTTTCAACAGTCTTCCGCTCCACCGCGGAAGGGGAAACAGGTCATGCCCACGGCCATTTGGAATATCTGGAAGAAGCGGGTGATCCTGCGACAGGAATGCCTATTGGCACAACATCCGACAATCTGAAAGCGGCCATTGCCGGGGAGACACATGAATATACGGATATGTATCCGGGAATGGCCAAAACCGCCCGCGAGGAAGGTTTTGATGAAATTGCCGATTGGTTCGAAACTTTGGCAAAAGCTGAAAAAAGTCATGCTGGACGCTTCCAGAAGGCCTTGGACGAACTTGACTAG
- a CDS encoding heterodisulfide reductase-related iron-sulfur binding cluster, with product MREGSLDAPTRHPIDWNNPEFYDEALLDEELRRVFDICHGCRRCFNLCDSFPRLFDLVDEAPSEELDTVDSKDFKSVVDACTLCDMCFLTKCPYVPPHEFNLDFPHLMLRYRAVEKSKGEDKFIPRQLSKTDRNGNLAKHVAPIANWASSRENGVTRGVMEATLGIHKDAALPKYHSKTLEQLAAENALTVNKDAPAYGRKVAIYATCFGNFNNPDIGEATRKVLAQNGVESEVVYPGCCGMPLLEQGDIASVAENAKSVSTELCQWIDKGYDIIALVSSCALMLKFEWPLIVPNHGMVEKLSQNTFDVSEYIVDIAKKEGIAEGLEPLDGPVSMHLACHARAQNMGAKGAEMLRLIPKTRVAIVERCSGHGGSWGIMKENFETALKVGKVAASNALKSGAPHIASECPLAADHLLQGIEKQDAEAAKSRTAHHPIQLLAKAYGL from the coding sequence ATGAGAGAAGGCAGCTTAGATGCCCCGACAAGGCATCCTATCGACTGGAACAATCCGGAATTTTACGACGAAGCCCTCCTCGACGAGGAGTTACGGCGCGTCTTTGACATCTGTCATGGTTGTAGACGTTGCTTCAACTTATGCGATTCATTCCCACGCCTATTCGACCTAGTGGATGAAGCACCGTCAGAGGAATTGGATACGGTCGATTCTAAAGACTTTAAGTCGGTTGTTGATGCCTGCACATTATGTGACATGTGTTTCCTGACGAAATGCCCATACGTACCGCCCCATGAGTTTAATCTGGATTTCCCACATCTCATGCTACGCTACCGGGCTGTTGAGAAATCAAAAGGCGAAGATAAATTTATTCCCCGCCAACTTTCAAAAACAGACCGTAACGGAAATCTGGCGAAACATGTCGCCCCCATCGCAAATTGGGCAAGCAGCCGTGAGAATGGCGTGACCCGGGGTGTTATGGAAGCCACCTTGGGTATCCATAAAGACGCGGCTCTTCCCAAATATCATTCTAAAACTCTTGAACAACTGGCCGCAGAGAACGCGCTTACCGTCAATAAAGACGCTCCTGCCTACGGCCGAAAGGTAGCCATTTACGCCACCTGTTTTGGCAACTTCAACAATCCCGACATCGGCGAGGCAACCCGCAAAGTCCTTGCCCAAAACGGGGTTGAAAGTGAGGTTGTCTATCCTGGCTGCTGCGGAATGCCATTGCTGGAACAGGGAGATATCGCAAGCGTTGCAGAAAATGCCAAATCGGTTTCCACAGAACTGTGCCAGTGGATCGACAAAGGCTATGACATTATCGCGCTCGTCTCCTCTTGCGCGTTGATGTTAAAGTTTGAATGGCCCCTCATCGTGCCAAATCACGGAATGGTCGAAAAACTATCCCAAAATACTTTTGATGTGAGCGAATATATTGTTGATATCGCCAAAAAAGAAGGCATTGCAGAAGGGTTGGAGCCTTTGGACGGGCCCGTTTCCATGCATCTTGCCTGCCATGCGCGCGCGCAAAATATGGGGGCGAAAGGCGCGGAAATGCTGCGGTTGATCCCAAAAACCCGCGTCGCCATTGTGGAGCGTTGTTCAGGTCATGGTGGATCCTGGGGTATTATGAAAGAAAATTTCGAAACCGCCCTTAAAGTCGGTAAAGTTGCAGCTTCCAACGCGTTAAAATCTGGCGCGCCTCATATTGCTTCTGAATGTCCCCTTGCGGCAGACCATCTATTGCAGGGAATTGAAAAACAGGATGCCGAAGCGGCAAAATCAAGAACGGCCCATCATCCCATTCAACTCTTGGCCAAAGCTTATGGCCTCTAA